The following coding sequences are from one Ficedula albicollis isolate OC2 chromosome 17, FicAlb1.5, whole genome shotgun sequence window:
- the PHYHD1 gene encoding phytanoyl-CoA dioxygenase domain-containing protein 1: MAPVTQHQIQKFHEDGFLVLERFFSAEECDSMRSQMQRIVAEMEVPPHCRTAFSTKEEEQLQAQGSSDYFLTSGDKIRFFFEKGVLDEKGNFLIPKEKSVSKVGHALHAYDPVFKQITHSPKVQELGRELGLERPVVVQSMYIFKQPGIGGEVTPHQDATFLHTEPLGRVLGFWIALEDATQENGCLWFIPGSHTNGIARRMVRAASGASTCVEFVGSEPAYDDKQFIPLPISKGGLILIHGEVVHKSELNSSESSRHVFTFHVMEAKGTTWSKENWLQPTPELPFPSLYT, translated from the exons ATGGCACCTGTAACCCAGCACCAGATCCAGAAG TTCCACGAGGATGGCTTCCTTGTCCTGGAGCGGTTTTTCAGCGCCGAGGAGTGTGACAGCATGAGGAGCCAGATGCAGAGAATCGTGGCGGAGATGGAGGTGCCGCCGCACTGCCGCACCGCCTTCTCCAccaaggaggaggagcagctccaggcgCAG GGTAGCTCGGATTATTTCCTAACCAGTGGAGACAAGATTAGATTCTTCTTTGAGAAAGGTGTTTTGGATGAGAAAG GTAACTTTCTAATTCCAAAGGAGAAGTCTGTCAGCAAGGTTGGCCATG CTCTACACGCTTATGATCCTGTCTTCAAGCAAATCACTCACTCCCCCAAGGTGCAG GAACTGGGAAGAGAACTAGGCCTTGAGAGACCAGTAGTTGTGCAGAGCATGTATATCTTCAAG caacCTGGCATTGGTGGTGAAG TGACACCACACCAGGATGCCACCTTCCTGCACACGGAGCCTCTGGGCAGGGTCCTGGGCTTCTGGATTGCCCTGGAAGATGCCACACAGGAGAATGGCTGTCTGTGGTTCATCCCTGGCTCTCACACCA ATGGAATAGCCCGGAGGATGGTCCGTGCAGCTTCAGGTGCCTCAACATGTGTGGAGTTTGTGGGCTCAGAGCCAGCCTATGATGACAAGCAGTTCATACCTCTGCCTATAAGCAAAG GTGGACTCATCCTCATCCATGGTGAGGTTGTGCATAAGAGTGAACTCAACAGCTCAGAGTCTTCTCGCCACGTGTTCACCTTCCACGTGATGGAAGCCAAAGGCACCACCTGGAGCAAAGAGAACTG GCTCCAGCCAACTCCTGAACTGCCTTTTCCATCACTCTACACTTGA
- the DOLK gene encoding dolichol kinase, whose amino-acid sequence MLNRAVLVESLLVFTVVLSVHAVVWDRFSWCAVALAIQAFYAQFKWDRLLQLGGAVFQFRGAANSGLLPASMVMPLLGVVMKERCRAAGIVYFERFGIVVASTGMLLALFLSVLAVGITKPVPTNTCILTGIAGSVIIYTMKHSLTVSEVIEVLEVLLIFVYLSMILLYLLPRCFTPGEALLVLGGVSFVLNQLIKRSLNVIEGRGDPIDFFLLVAVVGVVLLGLFFTVLFIFMDSGTWISSMFFHMMTAVLGLGVIMPWLYRLIQRNPLLWLLQFLFQTQTRLYLLVYWTFLAASACGVVFYQNAKRSSESKKHQASTITRKYFHFIVVATYVPGLIYDRQLLYVAAVLCLAVFIFLEYVRYFRIKPFGQTLRHLLSLFLDERDSGPLILTHIYLLLGMSLPVWLFPRSCAPKGTLPGAGALVPYSGVLAVGVGDTIASVFGSTMGEIKWPGTKKTFEGTMTAIFAQIIAVALILIFDSSVNLNSGYAWILASVSLVSLLEAYTTQIDNLLLPLYLQIMLMA is encoded by the coding sequence ATGTTGaacagagcagtgctggtggagTCGCTGCTGGTGTTCACGGTGGTGCTGTCGGTGCACGCCGTGGTGTGGGACAGGTTCTCCTGGTGCGCCGTGGCTTTGGCCATCCAGGCTTTCTACGCGCAGTTCAAATGGGAccggctgctgcagctggggggggCCGTGTTCCAGTTCCGGGGGGCAGCCAACAGCggcctgctgcctgccagcatgGTCATGCCCCTGCTGGGGGTGGTGATGAAGGAGaggtgcagggctgctggcatcGTGTACTTCGAGCGCTTCGGCATCGTGGTGGCTTCCACGGGAATGCTGCTCGCTCTCTTCCTGTCCGTCTTAGCGGTTGGCATCACCAAGCCAGTGCCAACCAACACCTGCATCCTGACTGGTATTGCTGGCAGCGTCATTATCTACACCATGAAGCATTCCTTGACTGTCTCAGAAGTGATAGAGGTTCTAGAAGTGCTGCTCATTTTTGTCTACCTCAGTATGATCTTGCTGTACTTGTTGCCTCGGTGTTTCACTCCCGGAGAAGCGCTGCTGGTTCTTGGAGGTGTAAGTTTTGTTCTCAATCAGCTCATTAAACGCTCACTGAATGTAATCGAGGGCAGAGGGGATCCCATTGACTTCTTCCTTCTGGTAGCAGTTGTTGGAGTTGTTCTTCTTGGTCTTTTTTTCACTGTGCTCTTCATTTTCATGGATTCGGGCACGTGGATCTCCTCCATGTTTTTCCACATGATGACAGCAGTGTTAGGCTTAGGGGTCATCATGCCTTGGCTGTACCGACTGATCCAGAGGAACCCtttgctctggctgctccagttTCTGTTTCAGACACAGACAAGACTTTACCTTCTTGTGTATTGGACTTTCTTGGCTGCCTCAGCATGTGGTGTGGTTTTCTACCAGAATGCCAAGAGATCATCTGAATCTAAAAAACACCAGGCCTCTACTATAAccaggaaatatttccatttcattgtTGTAGCTACATATGTTCCTGGACTGATTTATGACCGCCAGCTCCTCTAtgttgctgcagtgctgtgtctggCAGTGTTTATCTTCTTAGAGTACGTTCGGTACTTCAGGATCAAACCTTTTGGACAAACCCTGAGGCATCTGCTCTCTCTCTTCTTAGATGAAAGAGACAGTGGACCTCTAATCTTGACTCATATTTATCTCCTCCTTGGCATGTCCCTCCCAGTATGGTTGTTTCCCAGATCTTGTGCTCCTAAAGGCACCttgcctggggcaggagcactgGTCCCCTACTCTGGGGTGTTGGCAGTAGGGGTGGGAGACACCATTGCCTCTGTTTTTGGCAGTACAATGGGGGAAATCAAATGGCCAGGAACAAAAAAGACCTTTGAAGGGACAATGACAGCTATTTTTGCACAGATCATTGCTGTGGCTCTCATTCTGATTTTTGACAGCAGTGTGAATCTGAACTCCGGCTATGCCTGGATTCTGGCATCCGTGAGTTTGGTTTCTCTTCTGGAAGCTTACACTACTCAAATTGATAATCTGCTGTTGCCTCTCTACCTCCAGATCATGCTCATGGCATAG